Proteins encoded together in one Deinococcus hopiensis KR-140 window:
- a CDS encoding ABC-F family ATP-binding cassette domain-containing protein produces MPTLLAAEFVSLTFGERTVLDDVSLTVTLGERVALLGRNGAGKTTLLRVLTGELRSEEGRIWQAPGLRVAVLAQHHAHPPGLTVRELVDAAHPYRELETELLALEANLGDPDALAAWSTLHTRLQDAEAYTWPTRTARILGMLDLTRFLNREAATLSGGERTRLALALALAREPDLLILDEPTNHLDVRMREWLEGLLRAFPGGVLLTSHDRDFLDAVATRSLWLEGGRGTEYPGGYSRAAAQRELERRTQIHAAHVSAREAARLAGSVEQLDRWGRRSRALKTRTARLPVTEAPLPERQIRMRLLAGTARARLVAWGEHLSKTYGERAVLEGAAFKLRQGDRVALMGANGTGKTTLMRLLAGELYPDPGPPEPVLRVASGVTVASLDQTWHGLTPGEGLHAQFERQFGNRTNGLLGRAGFTAQDWPKTPEVLSGGERARAGLALVSALRADLLLLDEPTNHLDVEALQALEGAVHAYAGAVVIVTHDRRFAREVANRLWVIEDRTLREPQGWGSREYSDPARTLTGDPPPPPPLPTARQRLVPVETQLAEVRRELDAAPGTLTGREEARLRAQAHQLRQHLYGLYAEAYGAAQFDEEVREPPLTVRAQRLGERGGMFWPARDESCPHLAWDGETLRFSAPVPDWYGAALLGAALRVLFERWNAPKARLGEGGPVLRRRAYFERTGQVTRF; encoded by the coding sequence ATGCCCACGCTCCTCGCCGCCGAGTTCGTCTCGCTCACCTTTGGGGAGCGGACCGTGCTGGACGACGTGTCGTTGACGGTAACGTTGGGCGAGCGCGTGGCTCTGCTCGGGCGCAACGGAGCGGGCAAGACGACGCTGCTGCGGGTGCTGACGGGCGAGCTGCGGTCCGAGGAGGGCCGCATCTGGCAGGCGCCAGGACTGCGCGTGGCGGTCCTGGCGCAGCATCATGCCCATCCGCCGGGCCTGACGGTACGCGAACTGGTGGACGCGGCGCACCCCTACCGCGAGCTGGAGACCGAACTGCTCGCGCTGGAGGCGAACCTGGGGGACCCGGACGCGCTGGCAGCCTGGAGCACGCTCCACACGCGTTTGCAGGACGCCGAAGCCTACACCTGGCCCACCCGCACCGCCCGCATTCTGGGCATGCTTGACCTCACCCGGTTCCTGAACCGCGAGGCCGCCACGCTCTCAGGCGGCGAGCGTACGCGCCTCGCCCTCGCGCTGGCGTTGGCCCGTGAGCCGGACCTGCTGATCCTCGACGAGCCGACGAATCACCTTGACGTCCGCATGCGTGAATGGCTGGAGGGCCTGCTGCGCGCCTTTCCTGGCGGCGTGCTGCTTACCAGCCATGACCGCGATTTTCTGGACGCCGTGGCGACGCGCAGCCTCTGGCTGGAGGGTGGACGGGGCACCGAATACCCGGGCGGTTATTCCCGGGCCGCCGCGCAGCGGGAGCTCGAACGCCGTACCCAGATCCACGCGGCGCACGTCTCAGCGCGCGAGGCCGCCCGCTTGGCCGGAAGCGTGGAGCAACTGGACCGCTGGGGCCGCCGCTCCCGCGCCCTGAAGACCCGCACCGCCCGCCTGCCCGTCACCGAGGCCCCCCTGCCCGAGCGGCAGATCCGGATGCGCCTGCTGGCCGGAACCGCTCGGGCGCGGCTGGTGGCCTGGGGTGAGCACCTCTCCAAGACCTACGGCGAGCGGGCCGTGCTGGAAGGCGCGGCCTTCAAGCTGCGGCAAGGCGACCGGGTGGCCCTGATGGGCGCGAACGGCACGGGCAAGACCACGCTGATGCGGCTGCTGGCCGGAGAACTCTACCCCGATCCTGGCCCGCCCGAACCCGTGCTGCGGGTGGCGAGCGGCGTGACAGTCGCCAGCCTGGACCAGACCTGGCACGGCCTGACGCCGGGCGAGGGGCTGCACGCCCAGTTCGAGCGGCAGTTTGGCAACCGCACGAACGGCCTGCTGGGACGCGCGGGCTTCACCGCGCAGGACTGGCCCAAGACCCCCGAAGTGCTTTCAGGCGGTGAGCGGGCGCGGGCAGGGCTGGCCCTCGTCAGCGCGCTGCGCGCAGACCTGCTGCTGCTCGACGAGCCCACCAATCACCTCGACGTGGAGGCCTTGCAGGCGCTGGAGGGGGCGGTTCACGCTTACGCGGGCGCGGTGGTGATCGTGACCCACGACCGCCGCTTTGCCCGCGAGGTCGCCAACCGGCTGTGGGTCATTGAGGACCGGACGCTGCGCGAGCCGCAGGGCTGGGGCTCACGCGAGTACAGCGATCCCGCGCGCACGCTGACGGGCGATCCCCCACCGCCACCGCCGCTGCCCACCGCCCGGCAGCGTCTGGTACCGGTGGAAACGCAACTGGCCGAGGTTCGCCGGGAACTCGACGCCGCGCCCGGCACGCTCACGGGTCGCGAGGAGGCCCGGCTGCGCGCCCAGGCCCACCAGCTTCGGCAGCATCTGTATGGGCTGTACGCCGAAGCCTACGGTGCGGCGCAGTTCGACGAGGAAGTGCGCGAGCCGCCCCTCACCGTCCGTGCTCAGCGCCTCGGGGAGCGGGGCGGCATGTTCTGGCCTGCCCGAGACGAGTCCTGCCCGCATCTGGCCTGGGACGGCGAAACGTTGCGCTTTTCCGCCCCGGTGCCCGATTGGTACGGAGCGGCGCTGCTGGGCGCGGCCCTGCGCGTTCTCTTCGAGCGCTGGAATGCCCCGAAGGCGCGGCTGGGCGAGGGTGGGCCGGTGCTGCGGCGGCGGGCCTATTTCGAGCGGACCGGGCAGGTGACCCGGTTCTGA
- a CDS encoding rhodanese-related sulfurtransferase, which translates to MSAPSPAAPYTVAALYQFRPLGNPAGLREALLNLGRRLELCGTLILAPEGINGTVAGPREAITELHAFLLEAGFDRLEYKESQSAEKPFKRLKVRLKRETVTLGVPTEPLAQVGRYVEPQGWNALLADPDVLVIDTRNRYEVKAGTFQGAVNPEIGSFREFPAWVNEHLQDSRGRKIAMFCTGGIRCEKSTSLLLGMGFADVYHLRGGILKYLEDVPVEESRWEGECFVFDGRVTVGHGLTPGGGEMCHSCGGPLTPEETRHRHFERGVSCEHCFAQTTAEQKASFRERQRLYERGTERVG; encoded by the coding sequence ATGTCCGCTCCATCCCCCGCCGCTCCCTACACCGTCGCTGCCCTCTACCAGTTCCGCCCGCTGGGCAATCCGGCGGGCTTGCGCGAAGCGCTGCTGAACTTGGGCCGACGCCTGGAGCTGTGCGGCACCCTGATCCTCGCGCCCGAGGGCATCAATGGCACGGTGGCGGGCCCGCGCGAGGCAATTACCGAACTGCACGCCTTTTTGCTGGAAGCCGGCTTTGACCGCCTGGAATACAAGGAGTCGCAGAGCGCCGAGAAACCCTTCAAGCGGCTGAAGGTGCGCCTGAAGCGGGAGACCGTGACGCTGGGTGTGCCGACCGAGCCCCTCGCGCAGGTGGGGCGCTACGTGGAGCCGCAAGGCTGGAACGCGCTGCTCGCGGATCCCGACGTGCTGGTGATCGACACGCGCAACCGCTACGAGGTCAAGGCAGGCACTTTTCAGGGTGCAGTCAATCCCGAGATCGGCAGCTTCCGCGAGTTTCCAGCGTGGGTGAACGAGCACCTTCAGGACAGCCGGGGCCGCAAGATCGCCATGTTCTGCACGGGCGGTATCCGCTGCGAGAAGTCCACCAGCTTGCTGCTGGGCATGGGCTTTGCGGACGTGTACCACCTGAGGGGCGGCATCCTGAAGTACCTGGAGGACGTGCCGGTGGAGGAGAGCCGCTGGGAGGGCGAGTGCTTCGTGTTCGACGGCCGGGTGACGGTGGGCCACGGCCTGACGCCGGGAGGGGGCGAGATGTGCCACTCGTGCGGCGGGCCGCTGACGCCGGAAGAAACGCGGCACAGACACTTTGAGCGGGGCGTGAGTTGCGAGCACTGCTTCGCCCAGACCACCGCCGAGCAGAAGGCCAGCTTCCGCGAGCGGCAACGGCTGTATGAGCGGGGGACAGAGCGGGTGGGATAG
- a CDS encoding MOSC domain-containing protein, whose product MTPPPIPFSLVGLWLYPVKSLAGAAVQEARPNAWGGLAGDREWAIVNAAGEVTWQGALPRLALVQPVLTRATLTLHFPGCFPLTVPLGAPRAGCSVQIWNDGQKVNEVFPAEDAGDGAAAWLTGTLGQPLRLVRLGPEAQGREGVQRLHVLSTGSLQALNGELQAHGHPEAEVERFRPNLLIEAAGPDTLPFLEERAATLTWTGGMQVRLGQPCVRCVMPNIDLHDARVGREPLATLVRMSTRRHPGEPVRFGVYGHAVTGDHLEVGQTGQAERPPAQGSGACVQ is encoded by the coding sequence GTGACCCCACCACCGATTCCCTTTTCGCTGGTGGGCCTGTGGCTGTACCCGGTCAAGTCTCTGGCGGGCGCCGCTGTACAAGAAGCCCGGCCGAATGCCTGGGGCGGCCTGGCCGGAGACCGGGAGTGGGCCATCGTCAATGCGGCGGGCGAGGTGACGTGGCAGGGCGCCCTGCCACGCCTGGCGCTGGTGCAGCCCGTCCTCACGCGGGCGACGCTGACCCTACATTTCCCGGGGTGCTTCCCCCTGACGGTACCGCTCGGCGCTCCCCGTGCCGGATGTTCGGTTCAGATCTGGAACGATGGGCAGAAGGTCAACGAGGTCTTCCCCGCCGAGGACGCGGGCGACGGGGCGGCGGCCTGGCTGACTGGGACGCTGGGTCAGCCCCTCCGCCTGGTCCGCCTCGGGCCGGAAGCCCAGGGGCGGGAAGGTGTTCAGCGCCTGCACGTGCTGTCCACGGGCAGCCTGCAGGCGCTCAACGGCGAACTCCAGGCCCACGGCCACCCCGAGGCTGAAGTAGAGCGGTTTCGCCCCAACCTGCTGATTGAGGCGGCGGGACCAGACACCCTGCCCTTCCTGGAGGAACGCGCCGCGACGCTGACCTGGACGGGAGGCATGCAGGTGAGGCTGGGTCAACCCTGCGTGCGCTGCGTGATGCCCAACATCGATCTGCACGACGCCCGGGTGGGCCGCGAACCGCTCGCCACGCTGGTCCGCATGAGTACGCGCCGGCATCCCGGAGAGCCCGTGCGCTTCGGCGTCTACGGGCACGCGGTGACGGGCGACCACCTGGAGGTGGGGCAGACCGGCCAGGCCGAGCGACCACCTGCGCAAGGGTCTGGAGCGTGCGTCCAATAA
- a CDS encoding Hsp20/alpha crystallin family protein, with product MMRFDPFREIEELTQRMDRAFGGAVNGQAARLAPPIDVHEDEQGLELALDLPGVRPEDIQIEAENNTLSVQAQRKYNRTEGRTAHRVERAYGTFARTFSVPSKYDLSKVEADFDHGTLTLKVPRSEAAQKRTVQVRTSTGGQLSVPKTVDAEQAQGQQTQAQQA from the coding sequence ATGATGCGGTTTGATCCTTTTCGTGAAATCGAAGAACTGACCCAGCGTATGGACCGCGCTTTCGGCGGAGCCGTGAACGGCCAGGCCGCCCGCCTCGCCCCGCCCATCGACGTGCATGAGGACGAGCAGGGGCTGGAACTGGCGCTCGACCTGCCCGGCGTGCGCCCGGAGGACATCCAGATCGAGGCAGAGAACAACACCCTGAGCGTGCAGGCGCAGCGCAAGTACAACCGCACCGAGGGCCGCACCGCCCACCGTGTCGAGCGGGCCTACGGCACCTTTGCCCGCACCTTCAGCGTGCCCAGCAAGTACGACCTCTCCAAGGTGGAGGCCGATTTCGATCACGGCACCCTGACCCTGAAGGTGCCTCGCAGCGAAGCCGCCCAGAAGCGCACCGTTCAGGTCCGCACCAGCACGGGGGGGCAGCTCAGCGTTCCCAAGACCGTGGACGCCGAGCAGGCCCAGGGCCAGCAGACGCAGGCCCAGCAGGCCTAA
- the pyrR gene encoding bifunctional pyr operon transcriptional regulator/uracil phosphoribosyltransferase PyrR encodes MTPKATILTADEVRRAMTRIAHEIVERNKGAQNLALIGIHTRGIPLAQRLADKLSELEGVDVPTGMLDITLYRDDLSEVAHQPIIRETHVPFDLARRRVILVDDVLYTGRTVRAALDALIDLGRPEGIQLAVLVDRGHRELPIRADYVGKNLPTARSEMVKVKLAETDGADIVELHDLEVTQ; translated from the coding sequence ATGACGCCCAAGGCCACCATCCTGACCGCCGACGAAGTGCGCCGCGCCATGACGCGCATCGCGCACGAGATCGTCGAGCGCAACAAGGGCGCGCAGAACCTGGCGCTGATCGGCATTCATACGCGCGGCATTCCGCTCGCGCAGCGGCTGGCCGACAAACTGAGCGAACTCGAAGGCGTGGACGTACCCACCGGCATGCTGGACATTACCCTGTACCGCGACGACCTTTCTGAGGTGGCGCACCAACCCATCATCCGCGAGACGCACGTGCCCTTCGACCTGGCCCGCCGCCGGGTCATTCTGGTGGACGACGTGCTGTACACGGGGCGTACGGTTCGCGCCGCGCTGGACGCCCTGATTGATCTGGGCCGCCCCGAAGGCATTCAACTCGCCGTACTGGTAGACCGGGGCCACCGTGAACTGCCCATTCGTGCCGACTACGTCGGTAAAAACCTCCCTACCGCCCGCAGCGAGATGGTGAAGGTCAAGCTGGCCGAGACGGACGGCGCAGACATCGTGGAGCTGCATGACCTGGAGGTGACCCAGTGA